A region of the Ranitomeya imitator isolate aRanImi1 chromosome 5, aRanImi1.pri, whole genome shotgun sequence genome:
ggttatatactggagattatgtgtggcggTATcaagagattagggcagagatgtatggagaggacaggttatatactggagattatgtgtggaagGTATCAGGAGatcagggcagagatgtatggagaggacaggttatatactggagattatgtgtggggaggtataaggagattagggcagagatgtatggaggggacaggttatatactggagattatgtgtgggaggtatcaagagattagggcagagatgtatggagaggacaggttatatactggagattatgtgtggaagGTATCAGGAGatcagggcagagatgtatggagaggacaggttatatactggagattatgtgtggggaggtataaggagattagggcagagatgtatggagaggacaggttatatactggagattatgtgtggcggTATcaagagattagggcagagatgtatggagaggacaggttatatactggagattatgtgtggcggTATcaagagattagggcagagatgtatggagaggacaggttatatactggagattatgtgtggcggTATcaagagattagggcagagatgtatggagaggacaggttatatactggagattatgtgtggcggTATcaagagattagggcagagatgtatggagaggacaggttatatactggagattatgtgtggagggatcaggagattagggcagagatgtatggagaggacaggttgtaTTCTAGAGATTATGTGTGGAgggatcaggagattagggcagagatgtatggagaggacaggttgtaTTCTAGAGATTATGTGTAGGAGGTGTCAgtagattagagcagagatgtatggagaggacaggttgtaTTCTAGAGATTATGTGTAGGAGGTGTCAGTAGATTGGTGTAGAGATGAATTATGTCAGTAATTTGTGACCAGTCCTTTATATATCGTGCAATCTGTGATGTTTAGATTTCTTTGGTGGATCAATATCTTCTCTTTCCCTGCAGTTAAAGAGGGTCGATGCCCCCAAATGAAAATATTTTGCCCCATCAAGGCCACATCCTGTGATGATGACGTTGATTGCCCAGATCTACAGAAATGCTGTGATAGTCTCTGTGGGAAGGTCTGTGCAAAGCCTGCACCAGGTACATATCCGAAGACATCTTGAATTTGGAGGCCTACTTTCTGCACATGTGATATCATTTTTTCTCTTTTTAGAACCGGCTGGAGTTTGCCCCACAAGTGATGTACAGATGAGTGATCTTCAGTGTAGGTCTGTACTGTGCAGTCGAGATTCAGAATGCACGTTGACAAACAAGTGCTGCATCTCTGGAGGCGTTCAGGAGTGTGTGAAACCAGGTAATGGAGAGCACAGGTTGGTCATACACAGTGTCCATGAGGGAAAGACTCAACATCATTATAGATAaactacatggtggcccgattctaacgcatcgggtagtctagaatatgcatgtccacgtagtatattgcacagcccacttcaaCTTGCACAATTGGACGCTGACtatatacttttttccccactgtaagtagCTAACATCTAGTCTCTGGAGGTCTAGGTGAATACGAACTAATCTCTGTTGGTCTAGGTGGAAAAGATCTAGTCTTTattggtctaaaggtaccgtcacactgaacgatatcgctagcgatccgtggcgttgcagcatcctggctagcgatatcgttcagtttgacaggcagcagcgatcaggatcctgctgtgccatcgttggtcggagctagtaggccagaactttatttcgtcgctggacctcctgcagacttcgctgaatcggcgtgtgtgacgccgattcagcgatgtcttcactggtaaccagggtaaacatcgggttactaagcgcagggccggcatcgttggtcgctggagagcggtctgtgtgacagctctccagcgaccaaacagcgacgctgcagcgatcgggatcgttgtctagatcgctgcagcgtcgctaaatgtgacggtacctttaatggaaAACATCAAGTCTCTCTGGTGGTGTAGGTGAATAATATCTAGTCTCTACTGGTCTAAATGGATAAGTTCTAGCCTCTGGTTGTCTAAGTGGATCATATCTAATCTTTGTTGGTCTGTCAGGGGCGGGGAACTCAGGCCCCAGGGCTATGtaaggccctcgatgacctttcatCCGGCCCCCggacagattctcagggaccgcattctttggcagggagctgtattttgattgccaccagctcatacatttcttcttgctctgttagcacacacacgcagtgttcactactgaacactgaagggcatgcaatgaaagattacatcctgacaccagtgccagggtcaggatggactttgtgggcaGCGTTTGTactgcccccgaaggatggtacatTGCATCTATTTACAAGTGACCAAGCGGGATATCATTTTCTGCATGATGATTGTGGACTGCTGACTCCTTAATTTTGACCCAGGGAAGCAATGTATCCGGGCATATTAAGATCCCTGGAGATCTAGTGGTACTGTTTTTGTGACGGGCAGGATGTTCTTTGATGGGGGATCCCTAAGGATAATAAGATTCTAATCATCACAGAAGGAAGTTGTATGAGGGGAAGGATGTCACTTGGAAACACCTGAGAGCCTTATGTTATAAGGAGCCACACAGCTCACCTCAGAGCTCCTTTGGCCTTTTCTCCGACACTTTGAGACTTTCCTACTAGAGCCTGAATGTAAGGGTGACTCTAGCCAAAGCTACAGAAGTGCCCTTGATATCTAGAAAAACTGCACCAACTCTGTACAAGTTACCAACAATGTGTCCATCTGATTAAAGAGAGATATCACATACTGCTACTGGAAGGGACAGTgtgccccagcagcacagagtgtttgagGAGAAGGATGAGCCAATATTGTGGGTAAACCATTAAATCGTTTACATTTCTTCCAACAGATAACTCGTGATGGCATTTCTGGATCTCCTGGGTCGCTATTTCCGGAAGTTTTATCTTTCATTTTTCTTATGACGGAGCATTATACAATTGTTAATCTGGATGTCATTAATTTAGAAGTGAAATGAATAAAGTTCTGTGATTGCTGGAGGCTTCTCGTCTAGTTCTTGGGTCTGGTGCTTCTTTGGTTTCCTATTGTATAATGTTGATCTGGAGATACCAGAGGATTACATGCCAAAATGAAGTCCCTATTCTATCCCCAAAGGCTATGAGTATGAACTTCAGATGGGGTCTTCGGAGAATCTGTGGGAATCTGCCTCCCTAATGAGGTCTGGAGCATGATCTGTAAGTCAGGAGACTTTCTGAGGGTTCGTACCTGTGGGTAAAAAGTAGAGTTGAGGAAAAGGATTTGCAGGACCCAGGTTCATTGACCACATTGATAGTCAGTGGTTGCCAGACCAAAGCCCTGTGAACCTCCTCCCTCCTGTCGTCAGTCCCAGCTCATCTTCTGATcagtaactttggccagatctcaGTATTGTGGCGCAATGCACACAAGACGTTGACGGTCCTCCCAATCAGAAGAGGAGCCACGGATGTCTATAAGTAGAAGACTGTTGGAAAGGGCACTGGAGCGGCATCCATGAAGGGTCAATGAGAGGTTTAACTACAGTCCTGTATATCTTTTTGCTTAATTTTAAAGACCCTCCATGGATTCCGCAGTGTCAGATATAATCTCATTAATTAATCAACCACATTTGGGAACTGTCATTTAGATTAATGTTTCACATCTGCACATTCCCAACAATGAGATACTCAAGTGATTTATGAGAAGCATTCTCTAGCAGGACCTAAAACTGGAAGAGTAACTCTACCATTAATGGCCTCTCCGAAGCCAGAAGCAGACATTACCCCTTTTAATGGCCTGAGCACTTATAAATCCATAACATGCACCACCAAAGACCCTGGTTTCCACCATACGTGGTCTACAAGCCCTAATAATGTTAACGCAAAGGACACCCAATGCAGGTAAGGTGCGGATTATATCTGCCTCACCATGACCATGTGCAGATTATATCTGCCTTAAGACAACCATGTGTGAATTATATCTACCCACGAGGACCATGTGTGGATTATATCTACCCATGATTACCATGTGTGGATTATATCTGCCCACAATGACCATGTGCAGATTGTATCTGCCCATGACGACCTTGTGTGGATTTTATTTGCCTCATGATGACCAGCAGGTAGGTAGGTGGCATCTTGTGCCACACTTCCCGTGTCTGAGCTTTCCGGTATGGCTCGTACTATTACCAACGTCTAGCTATGGCAGTCACATGGCTGTGTCTTGGATTTGCCAAGTGTCTGTCTGAAAAACCTGAACCCCATAATGAATAGCGGGGTCCACATATTATTGGCCATGTGGTGCATATTCAGCGATGTAAAGATAGAAAATGGCAATTATTAGAATTTGTTTGCTCCTTTTATTCCCCAATATTTTTGCTTTTCATCCTCCACCTTCTGTTTCGATCTTTGTTAGGAAGGCACTGCCCTCTTGACATTTCAGGCTTGAGGTCTTCAACGATTCATATAACACCATAAAAAACACACAGAATGAATGATATCCGTGTTATATTGGCATATTGGCATCAGTCCTTTTGGTGGTACCCTTCATGATGAAGATCAGAGCATGGTGACGTCCTATGGGCTAACCCAGCAGTGGAGAGCAGCACATCCCGTAGGTACAGAAGCCCCTCTGCCACAGCGATGGAGGGCATGTCCCCTGGCAAATCCCTCCTGTTCTCCAACAATGTCCGTCCAGGTCATCCATATGTACTGGAAAAAAACAGCAAGAAGTTAGTGAGTACTGGTTACATTGACCTTGTCTCCTCTGGGCAACAGAGGCCTCTCTTCTTTGGTGATTGTAATGGAGATGTGGGAATATTCCCATGTGCATGTTACAGGGCTGGACCATCTCCAATGTCATGGTCATTCCTCAAGACTTTAAAATGTAATTGTCCTCCTCCCAAACAGTCTCTGAATTGAGCAACTATAATATGTACATACACGTACAAGGCCATACAACCTCACCACCTACTCATTATTTATCGGCACTCCTCATTAACGCTAGGGCACATATGTGCAACAGAAAAAGCCGTGATAATGGTGACAAACCATCGCGAAAGGAGAGGTGCCATGTCCATGTGCACTTATGAAGTCATTTTTTCTAAATAGAATATTACATGAatctgtgtgtgtatacatacatacatacatacatactgtatatattgtgaggcagcgactggggtcatatgcgagggtcgctatgtgtcctccAGGATGTGCACAGAAGCATATTGAGGAaaggggagtgcattgcagtcaaaggcatagctgtgattgcagtgcagaaTAAAGGTGACTGTTGGCTTTGTTCAAGCTATTTTGTCCAAGGCAgttttaagaaaacctgctctgggtttttatttttgaaactgactgcaggaaggtagtggggttggtccgtttcctcccctgctccaggttttccatgtggccgaaGGCACAGGTTATTGTAAAAACCCTTGCAGCAGAggattgggtgtgtcagtgtggagtttgcatGTTGTAGAGCAGACAGCTCTGCAAAAGCTCTGCCTGTGTGAGTGAACACAGAGTCCATCAGAGCGAACTCCGGGCACCCTGCAGCGTAATATGGTGGTGCGATCGCCCTCGGGAACCTGACACATTTATAGACTGTTTTGTTTCTCGGCTGAGATCCGGAGGATACCGTTTTTTTGTTTGTGAGTTTTGGACATTAAACCTACgtttactttgaactttcctgggtcactgcctcatcactgcacagtgtggacaccactgcactacatatggtggagaatgcgagcagtgtgaactgaggcataccccaaagtgtGCTTCATGTTGGTTATTAGGCCTGTAATACTGCAGCTCAAGCCAGCTGACAATATGGAGGaacgtttaaccccttaacgaccgccaatatgccttttaatggtggcagttaagggtacttaaaccacagcgccattaattaacggcgctgtggaaaaagtgtatagcgcccccacagttggattttctctggggtctcggttgccgggggtagccgcgacgccagagaacatgatttgggccgTTTTTTACCGACACCCGAGTTGTGATCGCCCGCAGTcgcaaaaagaaaaggaaaaagcgatttgccatttaatttctctgtcctccgatgtgatcgcacatcaaaggacagagaaatggggtccctgatcgccccctgatactcacctgtctcccccggtgctcctcgtggttccGCATGTGTGCCGCCATCTTCTTCTGGCAAAAAAATAGCAGGCGCATGTGCAgtacgcccgccggccggcaccgggaggatgttTGGGGTTTTGGctgctgggggtagctgagaccccaaagacccCTGTTTAAATGCGGTGTGTTATTCTCTgaactctgatgtgatcacacatcagaggacagagaaatagggggatcggggaccctgttatacataccggtgtccctgggtcctcctgcttcttctcctggctaCCGGCATCTTCCTCCGGGAAAAAAATGGCGGGTacatgcacagtgcacccgccgtgatctgccggccggcagaagattcttcctcttgttttattttggtcactgtgagatcctatcacaaagatcaaaataaaaaaaatagtaaataaccccccctttatcaccccctcagttaggaaaaaataataaaattaaaaaagtatgtatttccattttccaattagggttagggttggggataaagttggggttagggttaaggctaggttttgggctaaagttagagttagagttgggattagggttgggattagggtttggattagggttagggttggcattagggtaacATTTTGGATTAGTCTTAGGTTtgcgattagggttaaggttagggttgagattaggattaggggtgtgttggatttagggttttgattaggattatggttaaggttgggattagggttaggggtgttttgggtttagggttgtgattaggattatggatcgggttgggattagggttaggggtgtgttggggttagggttggagttagaattggtgggtttcaactgtttaggtacatcagggggtctccaaacgagacagccaattttacgctcaaaaagtaaaatggtgctctctcccttctgagctctgccgtgcgcccaaacagtggtttacccccacatatggggcatcagcatactaagtactagttggacaacatcgtttggggtccagtttctcctgttacacttgcgaaaataaaaaattgggggctaaaaaatcatttttgtggaaaaaaaagattttttattttcgtggctctgcgtcaaacttctgtgaagcacttgggcattcaaaatgctcaccacacatctagataagttccttgtggggtctagtttccaaaatggtgtcacttgtggggggtttctactgtttaggtacatcaggggcgctgcaaacacaacataacgcccacagaccattctatcaaagtctgcattccaaaacggcgctccttcccttccgagctctgccatgcgcccaaacagtggtcccccccccacatatgaagtatcagcgtactcgggataaattgtccaataaattttagggtccaatttcttctgttacccttgtgaaagaaaaaatttgggggtgaaaagatcatttttgtgggaaaaatatgattttttattttcacgagtctgcattataaacttctgtgaagcacttgggcgttcaaagtgctcatcacacatctagataagttccttggggggtctagtttccaaaacggggtcacttgtggggggtttctactgtttaggtacatcaggggtctgcaAATGCAATATAACGTTCGCAGACCATactatcaaagtctgctttccaaaacggcgctccttccattctgagctttgccatgcgcccaaacagtggttccccccacatatggggtatcagtgtactcaggataaattgcccaataaattttgtggtccaatttttcatgttattcttgagaaaataaaaaattgcgggctaaaaatcatttttgaggggaaaaaaaggattgtttattttcacggctctacgttataaatttctgtaaagcacctgggggtttaaagtgctcaccacacgtttttttgtttttgttggttTTTATTTCTGAACGATATCTTCCTGAGATCCATGTTTAGGATTGTGTAGCCTATTTACTTGGATCGCATATTGGCACCGCCATAACCAGAACTGTGGACACTTCCGGCTATTAACCCGCAATGAGGGTTTTGCCGAAACGCTACAATATTTTTCGTTTTAAATATGTATCCACCCTCAGCAGATTCATGTAACTTGTATGACTGTTTATCTGTTTATACGTgtttaaaagttgaaaaaaaaaaataaaaataaaaaaagtgctcaccacacacctagataagttccttaaggggtctagtttccaaaattgggtcacttgaggggtttccactgtttaggcacatcaggggctctccaaacgcaacatggcgtccaatctcaattccagccaattctacattgaaaaagtaaaacggcactctttctcttccaagctctgcggtgcgcccaaacagtggtttacccccacatatggggtactcaggacaaattgctgaacaactttcatggtctaatttctcctgttacccttgtgaaaataaaaattttggggcaaaaatataatttttgtagaaaaaatgtgattttttatttttatggctctacgttataaacttcagtgaagcacttgggggtttaaagtgctcaccacatatctagataagttccttaaccccttcccgacctttgacgccacgtaggcgtcatgaaagtcggtgccaatccgacccatgacgcctatgtggcgtcatggaaagatcgcgtccctgcagattgggtgaaaaggttaactcccatttcacccgatctgcagggacagggggagtggtagtttagcccagggggggtggcttcacccccttgtggctacgatcgctctgattggctgttgaaagtgaaactgccaatcagagccatttgtaatatttcacctattataactggtgaaatattacaatccagccatggccccgctcccctccgtcctgtgctccgctcccccccgtgctcttgtccgctccccccgtgctccaatcacccccccgtgttccaatcaccccccctgcactccgatccacccccgtgctccgttccacccccccgtgctccgttccacccccgtgctccgttccacccccccgtgctccgttccacccctcccgcattccgatccaccccccccatgttccccccaccccatcatacttaccgatcctgccggggtccatccgtcttctccctgggcgccgccatcttccaaaatggcgggcgcatgcgcagtgcgcccgccgaatctgccggccggcagattcgttcaaagtgcattttgatcactgtgatataatctatcacagtgatcaaaataaaaaaataataaatgaccccccccctctttgtcacccccataggtagggacaataaaaaaattaagattttttttttccactaatgttagaatagggttagggttaggggtagggttaggggtagggttaggggtaggggtagggttatgggtagggttagggttagggttaggggtagggttaggggtagggttagggctaggggtagggttaggggtaggggtagggttatgggtagggttagggttaggggtagggttaggggtagggttaggggtagggttagggctagggttaggggtagggttaggggtagggttaggggtagggttagggtttcggtatatgcacacgtattctggtcctctgcggatttttccgctgcagatttgataaatccgcagtgctaaaccgctgcggatttatggcggatttaccgtgttttttctgcgcatttcactgcggttttacaactgcgattttctattggagcagttgtaaaaccgctgcggaatccgcacaaagaagcgacatgctgcggaatgtaaaccgctgcgtttccgtgcagtttttccgctgcatgtgtacagcgatttttgtttcccataggtttacattgaactgtaaactcatgggaaactgctgcggatccgcagtgttttccgcagcgtgtgcacatacctttagaattaggctatgtgcacacggtgcggattggccactgcggatccgcagcagagttccatcaggtttacagtaccatgtaaacctatggaaaaccaaatcctctgtgcccatggtgcggaaaataccgcgcggaaacgctgcgttgtattttccgcagcatgtcaattctttgtgcggattccgcagcgttttacacctgttcctcaataggaatccgcaggtgaaatccgcacaaaaaacactggaaatccacggaaaatccgcaggtaaaacgcagcgccttttacccgcggatttttcaaaaatggtgcggaaatatctcacacgaatccgcaacgtgggcacatagccttagggttgggttggaattagggttgtggttagggttgtgattagggttatggctacagttgggattagggttacgggtgtgggggggttagtgttggagttagaattgaggggttaccactgtttaggcacatcaggggtctccaaacgcaacatggcgccaccatccagccaatcttgtattcaaaaagtcaaatggtgctccctcacttccgagccccgacgtgtgcccaaacagtggtttaccccccacatatggggtaccagcatactcaggataaactggacaacaacttttggggtcaaatttctcctgctacccttgggaaaataaagaaatgcttgctaaaagatcatttttgaggaaagaaaaatgattttttattttcacggctctgcgttgtaaacgtctgtgaagcacttgggggttcaaagtgctcaccacatatctagataagttccttggggggtctagtttctaaaaaggggtcacttgtggggggtttctactgtttaggcacaccaggggctctgcaaacgcaacgtgacgcccgcagagcattccatcaaagtctgcatttcaaagtcactacttcccttctgagccccgacgtgtgcccaaacagtggtttacccccacacatggggtatcagcgtactcaggagaaactggacaacaacttttggggtccagtttctcctgtaacccttgggaaaataaaaaaattctgggctaaaagatcatttttgagaaaataattttttttttttattttcatggctctgcgttataaacttctgtgaagcacttgggggtttaaagtgctcaccacacatctagataagttccttaaggggtctagtttccaaaatggtgtcacttgtgggggttttccactgtttaggcacatcaggggctctccaaacgcaacatggcatcatatctcaattccagccaattctacattgaaaaagtcaaacggcgctccttcacttccgagctctgtcttgcgcccaaacagtggtttacccccacatatggggtatcagcgtactcaggacaaattacacaacaaattttgtggttcattttctctttttactcttgtgaaaatataagaaatattggttctgaagtaaaatgtttgcaaaaaaaagttaaatgttcattttttccttccatattgtttcagttcttgtgaagcacgtaaagggttaataaacttcttgaatgtggttttgtgcaccttgaggggtgcagtttttagaatggtgtcacttttgggtattttcagccatatagacccctcaaagtgactttaaatgtgaggtggtccctaacaaaatggttttgtaaattttgttgtaaaaatgagaaattgctggtcaacttttaacccttataacttcccaacaaaaaaaaatgttgtttccaaaattgtgctgatgtaaagtagacatgtgggaaatgttacttattaactattttgtgtaacatatctctctgatttaaaggcataaaaattaaaagtttgaaaattgcaaatttaaaaatttttcaccatatttccatttttttcataaataatcgcaagtaatatcgaagaaatgttaccactaacatgaagtacaatatggggggttatcaaaccccaaataaacaaGATAGAGGCCATCCAAAAATGGCCCAAGCCATTGAGTACCAAACAGGTGAGGGCATTCCTCCGCATCATTGGGTACTACAGccagtttatacccaattttgcagggAAAGCGGCACCCCCTAACTGACCTATTAAAAGGTAAGAAGTCAGTTATGGTCCGGTGGAATCCTCAAGCGGAGGAAGCATTCCAGTCCTTGAAGTCGGTGttttgtggacagccggtcctcatcagccccaacttcaagaAAACCTTCATTGTACAAACCTATGCCTCAGAGGTAGATCTAGGAGCCGTGCTGTTGCAAGAGGTGAGCGGGGATGAACACCCAATCACCTACTTGAGCAGGAAACACCCTGGCGGAAAAAATTATAGCATAGCGCAGAAGGAGCCTTGGAGTCAATGTGCTACTATTTGCTCAGGCATCAGTTTCGGTTgataacagaccattcacccctcgtctggatgagcaatgcaaaagagaggaatgtTTGAGTCACCAGATGGCTCCTGTCCCTACAAAACTTTAGGATCTCAGTGGAACATCGGCtggggaagtcacagggaaatgcgAATGCCCTATCGCGtgccccctgtatggtgacaaatgttcaaccccacaagtttgaacag
Encoded here:
- the LOC138638869 gene encoding WAP four-disulfide core domain protein 5-like, with amino-acid sequence MEVLPGFLFVVTLGSVFTGVYSQSAVMKNVCPKFNQEICVIAGPVPRRCMSDSDCPSPKKCCCARCNWQCVIPEKIKEGRCPQMKIFCPIKATSCDDDVDCPDLQKCCDSLCGKVCAKPAPEPAGVCPTSDVQMSDLQCRSVLCSRDSECTLTNKCCISGGVQECVKPDNS